A segment of the Corylus avellana chromosome ca2, CavTom2PMs-1.0 genome:
taagcatggGTGTTCACTGGCGTGTTATTTGTTGCCAGGAATCTAGGCGTGTGACCCAGACAACATGTTCAAACTACATGGGAGTACTGGAGGAAAGCCATCAAGTGCATGTTAATTTATCACCATTCCACAGCCTTTCCTGTATTATCCACTGTTGTTTGTAAACTAGTGACctcatgttttttcttttattttcagatTTATCGCTCATTATCCATTGAAGTAAGTAGGGTAAGGATGATAAGactagaaaaaagaaacaagtaggGTAAGGATAAAATGTAATGAAGCTACAATAATCCATTTTTCAAACTGTCACTGAATTTTaacatttaacatttttaaatgtttttggtataccaataacatttttttggtatagtgaaatatatatatatatatatatatatatatatatatatatgagcatttccaatacaaaaacaacaaatgacAACTATGATTCTATGTTTTGAAATGTGTGTGGGAGAGAAATGTGAGAgattacttttggaatttaaaaaGGTAGGCTTTTAAGTTGAATAGCTTAACCTGACTTTAAACTGAGTGAGTAGgttactaaaaagaaaaagaaaaaaaccaaaacgcTCCCACCAACAAGCTGAGcattatagaaaaataaaaaggctaaTATTGTAAAATTAGCTTAGGAAATCagaccaaaataaaaactaaaattagcATTTTCAATCCTTAAACAAAGGCCTAgactatttttcaaacaaaaaattggcatcattttgaaaattcttGACCTGCAAGATGATGAAATATACCACATCCAACCTAAATTAGAGGTAGAAAACAAATTGTCAAAGTTGCTAACACCAAATTACTTATGATTTCGTGCGACTATCTATGCAAATCCTTATTATTACTTGTTTAAGAGAGTCTATAGCAACGAGGTAAAATCTtttcatctttctcatttttacCAAATCTGCATAAAGTAACATCCTAAATCACGCACTACtcaatttgtaataattttagttatataattttgtactcattttaagagtaaaaaaattattaacttttataCTCTTAAAATGGTATGCAATTAtgcaaaaagcttaaaatttatgtttttttttttttttcttattttttctaaaaagctctttttaactaTAAAGTTTTACTTCCTAACTCAATATTAAATATGCTCTTAGTAATGGAAAACCTCATGACCTCACTCTAGGTTAGACTTATGTGCAAAAGTTTAGCAAATTGcaaagctttctttcttttcccccATTTGTTTGGCCAAATgtatataaaaagtttttttaaaatttttttttaaaaaatcaattattttttataaaaaatatttaaagataaGCATCATTGTGTTTACAATTTTTCCTCCCTATGTTTGCCAAATGAAAAGTATTAATTAATCCCGTCaagtgaaaaatattaattaatcataTCACATATAATTGTGAGATCCCAAGTCTTTTAAATGGAAACTaatttcattttagttttttatttggttatcAGGAAATAACATATAAAACTTTATGGTCATAGAAAGTCAACAAGAAAATATAGTATCCATTGTACTACATATAATACATCAAGAGCTTGTCTTGCAAAATCGAAATGAAGTGCTTGCTCCATGAGATCcttacaaacatatatatcatattgCACTTGACCTTTTGCAAGTAAAGGGGGGGTTACaagggaggaaaaaaatattgagttgCTTAATTCACCTTTACGCTGTATACTtttaaatctttctttttcctgCTGCATCTTCAAAGGATTTGCTTTACCCTAATTACAAGCAAGAAGATAGCATATATAAGCAACTAAGAAAACATAGCACCAAAGATATCAAAATGTTACGTCATGATAAAAATCTTGTCTTACATGATCAAAAAGTGTATTCTTTTGTGCTTTCAAAATAGTTTCAGCAAACCGTTTCTTCATCATTGCCGCTCGGAGAGCCTTCTTTGGCGACTGTTGTACATCAAAAACTGGACATTCTTGGGGAGCAACAGCATCTGTGGCAGCAGGTGTGTGCTGAGAACTAAGGCATGAGTTTTCATTGTCCAAACCACTTGTAGCCCCTACACATCATCACCAACAGCAAGCCAAAATTAGATCATGGAGAAATACTAGAAAATATGACATATTTATGGTAATATAGAAATAGTTACTCACCATCAGAAGCTAGATCCGGATTGCTCATTTGGGATACTGACAAGTATTCTGACAAGCATACTTGTGTGGACGCAAGTTGGTTGAAAACCCAACCAGTTGGATTAATTCTCCTTTGTTTCAGAGTGGTGGAACACTCTGAACCTAAATTACGattatttctttgctttttcaCTACTTGATATTTCATCAAGTCTGGAGCCTCACGCTTGTGAGGCCTCGGCATAGAATTGTGCGACAGCCCACATGATCGCATACCATGAGTGGCTTCTAGTTGTTCCGATGAGAGTTTGACCAAGACCTTCTTTAGTCCTAAGGCTTCACTTGTACCCATAATGAGAAACTACAAGAATTAAACAAGGGCAGTTTTCAGGTGTTGGGCAAGGCAACAACCcctgcaaaatatttttcagcagATAAGCAACACAATAAATTATTTGTGGAATGAATATGCAAATGATAAATAATTgcagcaaaaaaaataataataataaagaaagagataaataatGAAATGTGATAGCATAATTAATAGAAGCAGAAAGTATGAGATAATAGTGTTCAACCTATGATACCATCATCAATGAGTACCTCCTAATGATTGTAGGCAATGGCTTCACTAATCCAAATGATTTAGGGAACAAGATATACACACATAATATACAGAACATAGCAATGGCTTCACTAATCTAACTGATGTGCCTaaacaaaagttttaatttaattaaggtCTACCAGACCGGCCTTAAACTCTATTTGATCTTTCCTTATCTTTTGCTGACCAAAGGATATATCTGATCACATAATTTTCTTAATGACTATAAGGCATTCCTCACATAATTTTCTGAAGTTCTAAAACTCaagaaattaaaacaattttcttccTCAGTTTATAATTGATCAGGGAAAAACATAAACGCATATATGATCATTTAGATATTCATGAACTGTATATTGTTGCCTAGAAATGCaggacaaagaaagaaaatatttcctCACTCAAATCCTTCAATACAAACACATGTTATTCAAATTTCCAAAACATACAAACATTTCTGGGTAACCAATCACagataatttcaaagaaaaaacacaaagcaCCTCCACCAAGTAACTTGAACCCAACACAATCGGTCCTACAGTTCTTGTGGGATTGCAAATCCTAATTGTTCATCTTGATGAGTTATGCCTCTGTTTCTTCCAAAAAATTTTCCAATCTCTCAGATCTCGCACAtcaataaaatccaaaaaaaaaaaaaaaaacgaagctCATGGTCCTAGCACCCGAAATGATGATAAGAAAAGCTCCAAACGACACAAcacaataaaatttaaaattttgactcCGTTTTCTTTTCCCGGGAGAGAGCGAAAGAGATCGTTTCTctcaaaccctaaccctaaccctaaccctaattcaAGCCCCCATTCGTCGCCGTcgattattgtttaaaaaaaaaagcgagaaaaagaaaaagaaaaaaaaaaaatacaataaacgAGGGTTAGGTTTTGAGCTTACCCCTGTTTTTTGATGGCCGTGCGTCAGAGACAAAGGAATGCAAAAcaggagtgagagagagagagagaggaggagagCAGATCGGGATTTGGATCGGCGATTCACAGTTATCGAAAACGGCGATCGGTTGTGAGAGAGCGAGAGGAGAGAGCGAATGAGAGAGTGTAGTTAAGACTGGAGAGTTGAGACTCAAGTAGGCGTAGAGGAATGCTTTTATCCACGCGTCAGGCAGTGATTGGGCAAAGAGGTATTGTAGCTCCGTAGTTTTGGTCCGAAACACCCACTAACGCGCGGGAAAGAGCTGGGAAAGTGCGAACCCAATGCCCTGTGAAACGACGTGTAGTTTTAAGAGCATTGTAAATTTGCAATCTACTCTTCGATCAGGAAATCTTtattaataatagaaaaatagtcgtttaacattttttttataaaaaaattccaaaatagtACCtataattctaattttttttaaaaaaattgtttctaaatAGATCCTTAATACAACTTAACTATATTGTTGTTACTCTTAATTAAAACTCATACATAGGTGAACAATTTTAAAGATTATAGAGTATATATTGAATCATTGATGTAAGTTAGACCAAAATATGGAGTATATTATgtccttttctttgtttttgttttttgttttttattttttatttttaattcagtaAAATTGTCTACTTCTCCCCCTAAATacaatacccaaaaaaaaaagaaaaaaaaaaaaagtctctacTATCAGAAGGGGCGTAAAACCTCACTTTTACAACCTCcaataaaagattaaaacatcATTTAAAAACACTAAATACAATAGACATGAAAGCATTagatcttattaaaaaaaaagtagaattgACAAAAAAAGGCACTTCTGATTTGCCATTTCCGCTCAACGCCAACATCCTCTATTCCTCTTCATCACATATCataacacacacaaaaaatgcTTATAAGCATTATATACGGTTCATCATGCTATGTTAGAACAACACCACATAAAGACCTCAAAAAACCTTGTTCTCTTtgtgaactctctttttttttctttttttttttcgtataaataattttatttaatttcatagtttgtttttattttttagaagatCAAAGGATTtagaagcaccaaaaaaaaaaaaaaaacatccaaCCACAAGCAATTtcttttggagagagagaaggatTTTGTAGGAAGAAGTTTGGTCGGACGGAGTTCTTTTGGAGTTTCGGTAAAGGAAGAAAGGAAACCTCTGGGTCCCACCATTTGATGGGCCTACTGGTGACGTGGTTGGCCCAGTTCTAGAGTGGGCCTTAGTGGAACATTTGGgcttaccttttctttttaagagaCAAATCAAATTTAAGTTCACACTATTTTAATTccaaagtttttaattttgataattagtgtttttttttttaaaaaaaaaaaaattcaaataggtttatttaattaacgATGTGTCACACCAcatcataaataaataacatatgAATTGCCGCCAACTATAAAAGCTACATATAAAAGCTACAAGAAAGGAATAAGTTGATAAAGTTGTGCCTTTTGCCTCACACATGCAAATGAATAAATTTGGAGGATTGGGAAGGAATGTTTGTCACACCAAAGTACTTCAATctaaagagaataaataaataatggcaTCTTTGGGTGTatgtttgaggggcctaaaagtgcgtttaatacttaaaacgttcgtttgaaaaaaaaaaaaaaaaaaagtacttgtttggtaaaaaaaaattgaaagcacttttaagggtctaaaaaactcaaaaatagcCGAAACACACTtgtggcaaaagtttaaaaacatttttttttttaacttaaaaactctattccTCAAACGCAACCTAAAAAGAGAGTGGAAGATAATATGGGGTTTATTCAAACCTCCCATAAGTTATCATTGTTTGCTAATaagataaaatttattttcctttttccttttcaactCACATTaaattccattcattttttgtggttttttttttttttcaaatttattattcaatCCATATGACTCGTATGTGGGTCATATAAATCCAATCGTCAACTTAAAAAAGAGTTGGACAAAAGTTTAAAGAATAATATGTTTCTATTTTAACATTCTGTCTTAGACTTAACAAGTTAATAcgctaatttatttaattaaaatgagatgTAAATTGAAGAGACAAAATTCGAACTCAAGTATTACCTCTTATTCCTAAGAGTATTTCCACCAGTAAGAGGTATTCTACCCAGGGCTGGCTCaggccctaggcgagttaggccctcgcctagggtccccaatttaataaggcctaaaaaaatttttttgagttaaaaaagttaaaaaaaaaaaaaaaaattatttttgacaaaaaaaaaattgaaggcccaaatgttatttaatagggcctaaaaaatttttttatccaaatttaatgcctcaatttaataagaccccaattaataagctcactataaattttaaaaataattcaaaaaataaattaaaaaaggacaaagcattaaagccttATACATCATTACGCTAATTCCCTCAAGCTCCTGATGTTACAGTACACGCCTGACGCTACAGTACATGCCTACATCATTCATTCATCCTCTTGCCCTCtttatagaaattttttgtttttgatgagaaaatataaacgttagaaataaaatattaccatttattttttatttattatttagccatctagggaaagtcaagagccaaaaatataaactgctgtcaaccatgggcattttaaatatcagtcTCTATATTTTTCACTTTACCTCTCCTATTTGCTTGctcttttttgagtttttcttctctacctatctcatcattttctcttcctctccgactctgagtgactaagtctcttgtcctatctccaagaactgcttcataattcctttgccaaatcaggttttattgttctatttttgtcatttattttattataatcataatttttttttgataaatcgtgtttgtttaatttgttagtatttttaattaaacatgtctactagaaaatatgcatctagatatgaaaaacttaaaaaattaaaattaaaaaattaaaaattaaaaNNNNNNNNNNNNNNNNNNNNNNNNNNNNNNNNNNNNNNNNNNNNNNNNNNNNNNNNNNNNNNNNNNNNNNNNNNNNNNNNNNNNNNNNNNNNNNNNNNNNAAGCACCTCCACCAAGTAACTTGAACCCAACACAATCGGTCCTACAGTTCTTGTGGGATTGCAAATCCTAATTGTTCATCTTGATGAGTTATGCCTCTGTTTCTTCCAAAAAATTTTCCAATCTCTGAGATCTCGCACAtcaataaaatccaaaaaaaaaaaaaaaaaacgaagctCATGGTCCTAGCACCCGAAATGATGATAAGAAAAGCTCCAAACGACACAACACaatagaatttaaaattttgactcCGTTTTCTTTTCCCGGGAGAGAGCGAAAGAGATCGTTTCTctcaaaccctaaccctaaccctacccctacccctaaccctaaccctaaccctaattcaAGCCCCCGTTCGTCGCCGTcgattattgtttaaaaaaaaaagcgagaaaaagaaaaagaaaaaaaaaaatacaataaacgAGGGTTAGGTTTTGAGCTTACCCCTGTTTTTTGATGGCCGTGCGTCAGAGACAAAGGAATGCAAAAcaggagtgagagagagagagaggaggagagCAGATCGGGATCTGGATCGGCGATTCACAGTGATCGAAAACGGCGATCGGTTGTGAGAGAGCGAGAGGAGAGAGCGAGTGAGAGAGTGTAGTTAAGACTGGAGAGTTGAGACTCAAGTAGGCGTAGAGGAATGCTTTTATCCACGCGTCAGGCAGTGATTGGGCAAAGAGGTATTGTAGCTCCGTAGTTTTGGTCCGAAACACCCACTAACGCGCGGGAAAGAGCTGGGAAAGTGCGAACCCAATGCCCTGTGAAACGACGTGTAGTTTTAAGAGCATTGTAAATTTGCAATCTACTCTTCGATCAGGAAATCTTtattaataatagaaaaatagtcgtttaacatttttttttaaaaaaaattccaaaatagtACCTATaattctaatttaaaaaaaaaaaaaattgtttctaaatAGATCCTTAATACAACTTAACTATATTGTTGTTACTCTTAATTAAAACTCATACATAGGTGAACAATTTTAAAGATTATAGAGTATATATTGAATCATTGATGTAAGTTAGACCAAAATATGGAGTATATTATgtccttttctttgtttttgttttttgttttttattttttatttttaattcagtaAAATTGTCTACTTCTCCCCCTAAATacaatacccaaaaaaaaaagaaaaaaaaaaaaagtctctacTATCAGAAGGGGCGTAAAACCTCACTTTTACAACCTCcaataaaagattaaaacatcATTTAAAAACACTAAATACAATAGACATGAAAGCATTagatcttattaaaaaaaaaatacaattgacAAAAAAAGGCACTTCCGATTTGCCATTTCCTCTCAACGCCAACATCCTCTATTCCTCTTCATCACATATCATaatacacacaaaaaatgcTTATAAGCATTATATACGGTTCATCATGCTATGTTAGAACAACACCACATAGAGACCTCAAAAAACCTTGTTCTCTTtgtgaactctttttttttttttttttcgtataattaattttatttaatttcatagtttgtttttattttttagaagatCAAAGGATTtagaagcaccaaaaaaaaaaaaaaaaaaaaaaaacatccaaCCACAAGCAATTtcttttggagagagagaaggatTTTGTAGGAAGAAGTTTGGTCGGACGGAGTTCTTTTGGAGTTTCGGTAAAGGAAGAAAGGAAACCTCTGGGTCCCACCATTTGATGGGCCTACAGGTGACGTGGTTGGCCCAGTTCTAGAGTGGGCCTTAGTGGAACATTTGGgcttaccttttctttttaagagaCAAATCAAATTTAAGTTCACACTATTTTAATTccaaagtttttaattttgataattagtgttttttttttttaaaaaaaaaaaaaaattcaaataggtttatttaattaacgATGTGTCACACCAcatcataaataaataacatatgAATTGCCGCCAACTATAAAAGCTACATATAAAAGCTTCAAGAAAGGAATAAGTTGATAAAGTTGTGCCTTTTGCCTCACACATGCAAATGAATAAATTTGGAGGATTGGGAAGGAATGTTTGTCACACCAAAGTACTTCAATctaaagagaataaataaataatggcaTCTTTGGGTGTatgtttgaggggcctaaaagtgcgtttaatacttaaaacgttcgtttgaaaaaaaaaaaaaaaaaagtacttgtttggtaaaaaaaaattgaaagcacttttaagggtctaaaaaactcaaaaatagcCGAAACACACTtgtgacaaaagtttaaaaacgtttttttttaacttaaaaactctattccTCAAACGCAACCTAAAAAGAGAGTGGAAGATAATATGGGGTTTATTCAAACCTCCCATAAGTTATCATTGTTTGCTAATaagataaaatttattttcctttttccttttcaactCACATTaaattccattcattttttgtgtttttttgtgtttttttcaaatttattattcaatCCATATGACTCGTATGTGGGTCATATAAATCCAATCGTCAACTTAAAAAAGTGTTGGACAAAAGTTTAAAGAataatatgtttatattttaacattctctCTTATACTTAACAAGTTAACAcgctaatttatttaattaaaatgagatgTAAATTGAAGAGATAAAATTCGAACTCAAGTATTACCTCTTATTCCTAAGAGTATTTCCACCAGTAAGAGGTATTCTACTTAatcaaaaaac
Coding sequences within it:
- the LOC132169373 gene encoding uncharacterized protein LOC132169373 — its product is MGTSEALGLKKVLVKLSSEQLEATHGMRSCGLSHNSMPRPHKREAPDLMKYQVVKKQRNNRNLGSECSTTLKQRRINPTGWVFNQLASTQVCLSEYLSVSQMSNPDLASDGATSGLDNENSCLSSQHTPAATDAVAPQECPVFDVQQSPKKALRAAMMKKRFAETILKAQKNTLFDHGKANPLKMQQEKERFKSIQRKGELSNSIFFSSLVTPPLLAKGQVQYDIYVCKDLMEQALHFDFARQALDVLYVVQWILYFLVDFL